A portion of the Esox lucius isolate fEsoLuc1 chromosome 20, fEsoLuc1.pri, whole genome shotgun sequence genome contains these proteins:
- the scap gene encoding sterol regulatory element-binding protein cleavage-activating protein gives MTVRERLREKISAAFYRHGLLCASYPVPIILFTSASILTCCYPLLRLPLPGTGPVEFTTSIRDYTVPSHEPQGDLGEQPDWYRGPPVAYIQQVLVKAAVSPWDSTLVPVDVFRSPLGRIFTLLEEIRNHVHNDGSGVRSLEALCLHVTDLLPGLRRMQAILPEHGCLLVSPGNYWKNQRELFDSDPDLLKTVHQHEPKGLHTSATLRDLLFGIPGIHTGVSLYSKKRVVTYTITMALGSYDASFLSSLRARLHQLHPSANCSLHDDHMVHVHFKEEIGIAELIPLVTTYIILFAYIYFSTRKIDMVKSKWGLALAAVVTVLSSLLMSVGLCTLFGLTPTLNGGEIFPYLVVVIGLENVLVLTKSVVSTPVDLEVKLRIAQGLSNESWSIMKNMATELCIILIGYFTLVPAIQEFCLFAVVGLVSDFFLQMFFFTTVLSIDIRRMELADLNRRLPAEAGMLPPKPGPLRPREVPPPPRPSPHTITLQTPAFRNLRLPKRLRVVYFLARTRLAQRVIMAGTVIWIGILVYTDPAGLRTYLAAQVSEQSPLGEGGAGALPPHLGVAPVFPVQGGDPSSTLSVLPAPAEPTLLPENQSRGHSGSALPRAELPRQAQPPPGPQISWGAEDEEGWRRLSFRHWPSLFSYYNITLAKRYISILPVIPVTLYLSPQEAMDTRHPQDTRHPPPPRLHISDPPADLTLYKVAALGLAAGVLLVLLLLCLYRVLCPRNYGQNGVAHGRRRRGDLPCDEYGYSPPVSEISPLLLRGHSMDIECLASDGMLLASCCLAGQIRVWDAQTGECLTVIPTPGLRRNSSSGCWEQRDGWDTAAAVDPENGNGGTEPAGGGVFEEDEGYPLRQRTAPRLALFGDQPDLTPLIDTNFASQPPSHLLLTPPRDAFDFGGLVEGAYQNHEPPSPSVTSPYPTPSPPSGPPPQRRRSLGDILPPGPQERRFVGQGTPDWESAVWAMELQGNLIAAGRSSGKLELWDAVEGSLRCSNEDGISGITALAFLNNRIVAARLNGSLDFFTVDINKPLGILQYRGPTGRSNMPPSPCYSSEDVISCQLTRSVQCAHQKPITVLRAAAGRVVTGSQDHTVRVYRLEDSCCLFTLQGHSGGITAIYIDQTMVLASGGQDGAICLWDVLTGNRVSHVYGHRGDVTSLVCTTSCVISSGLDDLICIWDRSTGIKIYCIQQEVGCGASLGVISESLLVTGGQGCVSFWDLNFGDLLQTVYLGQSSDGQGVRQLLVLDNAAIVCDFGSELSLVHVPSVLEKLD, from the exons ATGACGGTAAGAGAGCGGCTGCGGGAGAAGATCTCTGCAGCGTTCTATCGCCACGGGCTGCTGTGCGCCTCCTACCCGGTGCCCATCATCCTCTTCACCTCCGCAAGCATCCTCACCTGCTG TTACCCTCTGCTGCGGCTGCCTCTTCCAGGGACAGGGCCTGTGGAGTTCACCACAAGCATCCGAGATTACACCGTCCCTTCCCATGAGCCCCAGGGAGACCTTGGCGAGCAGCCTGACTGG TATCGGGGCCCTCCAGTGGCCTACATCCAGCAGGTCTTGGTGAAGGCTGCTGTTTCTCCCTGGGACAGTACCCTGGTACCTGTGGATGTGTTCCGCTCTCCGCTGGGTCGTATCTTCACCCTGCTGGAGGAGATCCGCAACCATGTACACAATGATGG TTCCGGGGTCCGGAGCTTGGAAGCACTGTGCCTGCATGTGACAGACCTGTTACCGGGATTGCGGCGTATGCAAGCTATTTTGCCAGAGCACGGTTGTTTGCTGGTCTCCCCTGGAAACTACTGGAAGAACCAGCGGGAGCTCTTTGACTCTGACCCAGACCTGCTAAAGACTGTCCACCAGCACGAACCCAAGGGACTGCACACCTCTGCCACATTGAGAG acctGCTATTTGGCATCCCAGGGATACACACAGGGGTGAGTCTGTACAGTAAGAAGAGGGTGGTGACCTACACAATCACCATGGCCCTAGGCAGCTATGACGCCAGCTTCCTGTCCAGCCTGCGGGCACGTCTCCACCAGCTGCACCCCTCGGCGAACTGCAGCCTGCACGATGACCACATGGTGCACGTGCACTTCAAGGAGGAGATTGGCATTGCTGAACTCATCCCACTTGTCACCACCTACATCATATTGTTCGCCTACATCTACTTCTCTACAC GTAAGATTGACATGGTGAAGTCCAAATGGGGATTGGCGCTGGCTGCTGTGGTGACTGTGCTCAGCTCTCTGCTCATGTCTGTGGGGCTCTGCACCCTGTTCGGCCTGACACCCACGCTCAATGGAGG GGAGATCTTCCCTTACCTGGTGGTGGTGATAGGGCTAGAGAACGTGCTGGTCCTCACGAAGTCTGTGGTGTCCACCCCTGTTGACCTGGAGGTCAAACTACGCATAGCTCAGG GCCTTAGTAATGAGAGCTGGTCTATCATGAAGAACATGGCCACAGAGCTGTGCATCATCCTAATAGGATACTTCACCCTGGTGCCTGCTATCCAG GAGTTCTGTCTGTTTGCTGTGGTGGGCTTGGTGTCCGACTTCTTCCTTCAGATGTTTTTCTTCACCACAGTCCTTTCTATTGACATCCGGCGCATGGAG ttggcCGATCTGAACCGCCGTCTTCCGGCAGAGGCGGGGATGCTCCCTCCCAAACCGGGCCCCCTTCGTCcccgggaggtgccccctcccccgcGGCCCTCCCCTCACACGATAACCCTTCAGACGCCAGCCTTCAGGAACCTGCGCCTGCCCAAGCGTCTCCGCGTGGTCTACTTCCTGGCACGCACCCGCCTGGCTCAGCGCGTCATCATG GCAGGGACGGTGATCTGGATTGGTATCCTGGTTTACACCGATCCGGCTGGCCTCCGCACCTACCTGGCTGCCCAGGTGTCTGAACAAAGCCccctgggggagggaggggctggggCTTTGCCCCCCCACCTGGGAGTGGCCCCTGTTTTCCCCGTGCAAGGAGGGGACCCCAGCAGCACCCTCAGTGTACTCCCTGCCCCGGCTGAGCCCACCCTCCTCCCAGAGAACCAGTCCCGGGGCCACAGCGGGTCTGCACTCCCCAGGGCTGAACTCCCCCGTCAGGCCCAACCCCCTCCTGGGCCCCAGATCAGCTGGGGAGCGGAAGACGAGGAGGGCTGGCGGAGGCTGTCCTTCCGCCACTGGCCCTCGCTCTTCAGCTACTATAACATTACACTGGCCAAGAG ATACATCAGCATTCTGCCAGTCATCCCGGTCACGCTGTACCTGAGCCCCCAGGAGGCCATGGACACCCGTCACCCACAGGACACGCGCCATCCCCCGCCACCCAGGCTCCACATCTCCGACCCGCCAGCAGACCTGACACTCTACAA GGTAGCTGCTCTGGGCCTGGCTGCCGGGGTTCTGCTGGTGCTGCTGCTTCTCTGTCTGTACCGGGTCCTCTGTCCCCGCAACTACGGCCAGAACGGTGTGGCTCACGGTCGCAGGCGCCGTGGAGATCTGCCATGCGACGAGTACGGCTACTCGCCGCCGGTCAGTGAGATCTCGCCTCTGCTGCTGCGCGGACACAGCATG GACATCGAGTGCCTGGCCAGTGACGGCATGCTGTTGGCCAGTTGTTGTCTGGCGGGGCAGATCCGTGTGTGGGATGCTCAGACTGGAGAATGCCTCACCGTCATCCCTACACCGGG gctGCGGCGAAATAGTAGCAGTGGCTGCTGGGAGCAACGGGATGGTTGGGATACGGCGGCTGCGGTCGACCCTGAAAACGGAAATGGTGGGACCGAACCCGCCGGGGGTGGGGTTTTCGAGGAGGACGAGGGCTACCCTCTAAGGCAGCGGACTGCCCCACGTCTGGCACTTTTTGGGGACCAACCCGACCTTACCCCGCTCATTGACACCAACTTCGCCTCCCAGCcaccctcccacctcctcctcaccccgCCCAGGGATGCCTTTGACTTTGGGGGCCTAGTGGAGGGGGCCTATCAGAATCATGAGCCTCCCTCGCCGAGTGTTACTTCACCCTatcccaccccctcccccccgtcAGGACCCCCTCCACAGAGGAGGCGCAGCCTGGGGGACATCCTGCCACCTGGTCCCCAGGAGAGGCGTTTTGTGGGTCAGGGAACCCCGGACTGGGAGAGCGCTGTGTGGGCCATGGAGCTCCAGGGGAATCTTATAGCTGCCGGTAGGAGCAGTGGAAAACTGGAG CTGTGGGATGCTGTGGAGGGCTCATTACGCTGCAGTAATGAAGACGGCATCTCCGGGATCACAGCCCTGGCGTTCCTCAACAACAGGATTGTTGCGGCCAGACTCAACGGCTCTCTAGACTTCTTCACTGTCGATATCAACAAGCCTCTGGGCATATTGCAGTACAGAG gtcCCACCGGGCGAAGTAACATGCCGCCCTCGCCGTGCTACAGCAGTGAGGATGTGATCTCGTGCCAGCTGACGCGGTCGGTGCAGTGTGCCCACCAGAAGCCCATCACAGTGCTGCGTGCCGCTGCGGGCCGTGTTGTTACCGGCAGCCAGGACCACACCGTCAGG GTGTATCGTCTGGAGGACTCGTGCTGTCTCTTCACCCTTCAAGGCCACTCTGGGGGAATCACTGCCATCTACATTGACCAG ACCATGGTTCTGGCCAGTGGGGGGCAGGATGGAGCCATTTGTCTGTGGGACGTGCTCACAGGCAACCGAGTGAGTCATGTGTATGGTCACCGCGGCGACGTCACCTCGCTGGTTTGCACCACGTCGTGCGTGATAAGCAGCGGCCTGGACGACCTCATCTGCATTTGGGACCGCAGCACAGGCATCAAGATCTACTGCATACAGCAG GAGGTGGGCTGTGGGGCCAGTCTGGGTGTGATTTCTGAGTCTCTGCTGGTGACCGGAGGACAGGGCTGTGTCTCCTTCTGGGACTTGAACTTTGGGGACCTCCTCCAGACAGTCTACCTGGGCCAGAGCAGCGATGGCCAAGGAGTCCGCCAGCTCCTGGTGCTGGACAACGCTGCTATCGTCTGTGACTTTGGCTCTGAGCTCAGCCTGGTCCATGTGCCCTCAGTGCTGGAGAAGCTGGACTGA